A region of the Bacillota bacterium genome:
ACATGGTGGTGCTCGCAGTGGGACTTGCTCCGCCCGACGGCCTTGAGGAGCTCGCCGCGCGCCTGAACCTTTCGCGAAGCGCCGATGGCTTCCTCATGGAAGGACATCCGAAGCTTCGCCCGTTCGAGACGTCGATAGACGGCGTGTTTCTCGCGGGGTGCGTCCAATTCCCCAAGGACATCCCTGACTCCGTGGCGCAGGCCGGAGGTGCTGCTGCGGCGGCCGCAGCGACGTGCTCTCGGCAGAAGATCGAGATGGAGCCGCTCGGCCCGGTCATCGATGAGGATGCTTGCATAGGTTGCAGGCTTTGTGAAAGGCTGTGTCCCTACGGAGCGATCAAGGTCGAGAAGACCGACAAGGGGTACAAGGCGAGATCCGTGGAGGTTGCGTGCAAGGGCTGCGGTGTATGTGGCGCCTCATGCTCTGCGCGGGCCATAACCATGAAGCACTACTCCAACGACCAGCTCGTCGCACAGACGAGAGCTCTTCTGGAGGTGGGCTAGAGTGGTGAACCTCGCGATGGGGATGCGCGCGTCCGACACCGTGCGTGAGGGGTTTGAGCCACGGATAATCGGATTCTTGTGCAACTGGTGCTCGTACGCCGGGGCGGACCTTGCCGGCACGTCGAGGCTGGCGTACCCCGCGAACCTACGCGTGATCCGGGTGATGTGCTCGGGTCGCGTGGACCCGGAGATGATGATCGAACCTTTCTTACGAGGGGCGGACGGCGTCATGGTGCTCGGCTGCCATATCGGCGACTGTCACTACCTGACCGGGAATTGCCAAGCCGAGCAGCGGGTGAGCGCGGTCTGGAAGGTCCTCGACCACCTTGGGGTGGACCGCAGGAGGCTTTTTCTCGATTGGGTGTCGGCGGCGGAGGGTGAGAGGTTCGCCGAGATGGTGGAGGGGTTCGTGGAGAGCGTGAAGGCTCTCGGCCCCGCAGGCGGAGGGCCCGCGTCAAAGGAAGGGCTTTCCCAAGAGGAGCTGGGGTTCAGGTGTGAGGTGGCACAGCGTGTGGTCTCCGGCGAGCGGTTCAGGTGGCTCGTGGGGCGCATCAAGGCTCTGAGCGAGGAGGGCAACGCTTACCGTGCGAGAGTCTCACCGGAAAAGGCGGGCGCACTCATGCAAAGCGTTGTCGCCGAGGAGTGCTTGAGAGCGGCGATAGAGGCCTTGGCAGGGAAGGCACCCGTTTCGGTGCGAGACATAGCCTCGCGCCTGGGCATTTCCACGCATCTCGTGCTGGAGCAGACGGCGTATCTCAAGCGGCGTGGCACCATCGAGCAGTATGACGTCTTGGGACGCTCGCCTAGATACGTGCTGGCGGGCGCGCGCACCTAGTATGTGTGAGTCAATCGGGGGCACGGGACATGGCTTGTGAAGCTAGAGGCGCTGGCACCAAGACCGTCGGAGCGGTGCTCGTCATAGGCGGGGGAATCGGGGGCATGCAAGCTGCTCTCGACCTTGCAGGCTCCGGCTTTTTCGTGTACCTGGTGGAGTCGAGCCCGGCCATAGGC
Encoded here:
- a CDS encoding hydrogenase iron-sulfur subunit is translated as MVNLAMGMRASDTVREGFEPRIIGFLCNWCSYAGADLAGTSRLAYPANLRVIRVMCSGRVDPEMMIEPFLRGADGVMVLGCHIGDCHYLTGNCQAEQRVSAVWKVLDHLGVDRRRLFLDWVSAAEGERFAEMVEGFVESVKALGPAGGGPASKEGLSQEELGFRCEVAQRVVSGERFRWLVGRIKALSEEGNAYRARVSPEKAGALMQSVVAEECLRAAIEALAGKAPVSVRDIASRLGISTHLVLEQTAYLKRRGTIEQYDVLGRSPRYVLAGART